TTAAAGATAATATAATATCTGATAGTCCATATTATGGAATATTTATATATAATTCATCAAATATTACAATAATTCATAATACCATTTTCTCCTCTTACTATGATGGAATAAACATTAAAAACTCATCATATATTAAAATCCAAGATAATATTATCGGTCAAAACGGACAAGATGGAATAACAATCTGGTACTATTCTCATAATATATCCGTTATAAATAATGTCATAAATCAAAATAAGTATGGATTAGGAATATTTGGCTCATACTATATTTTTGTTTATAATAACGTAGTTCGATATTCGTTAATTTATGGTATATATTTATGGAATGCTAGTTACATATTAATCAGAGATAACATTATTCCTAAGAATGATGTTGCCATAAATATTGATAAGGGAAATAGTATTTACATAGCTAATGATACGATATCTAATAACTCTGTTGGAATATATATTGGAGAAGGTGTTACATCAATTAACATAATTGATAATTTATTTTATAACAATTCGTACTATGGAATTCTAATATATTATTTACCTATATCGTACCATATTTTAGGAAATATATTCTATATAAATAAAGAGAATATATTCTATGCATTTAACACCTCATTTAACACTTATGTGCCCATTTTATCTTCTGTAAACACGATTACTGAAAATAATATAAGTAACATTACTTATATAGAAAAATTATTGATTTTAATCTCAATTTCATTAATAATAATCATATTAATTTTAATTAAATTAAGGAATAAAAAAGAATAAATTTTTATCCCTTTAACTCCTCAGCAGATATATTACTTTTGGTTTTATATCCTAATCCTCTAGCTACTAATGTACCAATAGTTGAAACTATTAGATTAAAGGCTAATGATATGACAGCAATATATAGTAATCCGAAAGGAGTCGGATAAACTGATGTAGCTCTAGGTAATCCAAATGTAACAAACATGTAAACGCCACTTATTATTCCTGTAGCCCAACCAGCTGTTAATGCCCAAGGATTAAACCAGTCAGTATAAAGTCCTAAGAATACTGCTGGTAGTGTTTGAGCAATTATTATCCCACCTAATAATTGTAAGTTTATGGCGTATGTCTCTGGTACTAAAAATACGAAGGCTAATGCGATAAATTTGATTATAGCAGAAATCCATTTAGCTAGGTCAGTTTCCCCTTTAAATGTTAAATCTGTTTTGATTTCTTTTATAACGTTCCTAACTAATAAGTTAGCTGATGCTATTGCCATTATAGCTGCTGGAACTAAACCTCCTACGAAAATGCCTAAAAGCATTATACCAGCAGCCCAATCTGGCATAGTGGTAACTATTAGAGCTGGAACAACTAATGCTCCATTATGAGTTAATTTGACTATATTCAATGCATTTGGGACGGCATAAATTAAAATACCGAATAACGCTATTATAGCTAACCCAATGCCGTAAATTGGCAGTAAAGCAGTACCATACATTAATTTGTTTTTATCGTCAGCACTCAAGGAACCGTTTATGGCATGGGGATAAAGATATAATGCTAATGCACTTCCTAAGAACAAACTCCAATAAGCTGGAATTAATGGTTCGGCTAACTTACTATATATTGCCATCTGTTTAGTGGCCATTTCACTGAATGCGTGAGAAAAACCACCGTATTGAAGAGGAACTATTGTAATGATTGATATTACAGTTATCCAAATTAAGATATCTTTAAAAACTCCTGTTAACGCTGCACCCCTTAATCCGCTAGTAAATGTAAACGCAGCTAGTATTATAAATGCTATTATTAGCGAAATTTCAGAAACAAGTGCTATGTTACCTATGCCTAATAGCATCATTTCTAAGACAGCCTTCATACCAACTATTTGTAATGCTATATACGGTAATTCCGCTACTACACCAGTTAATGCTACTAAAGCTGCGAGAATCTTACTATTAAACCTATCCTTTACAAAATCCGCAGCTGTAACGTAACCTTTATTTCTTGACACAACCCATAGTCTAGGCATTGTAAGTAATGCTATGGCAAAAGTTAAACTTACATAAGGTACTGCGAAGAAGTACAGCGAGCCTTTAGCGAAAAGACCAGAAGGTACTGCAATAAAAGTATATGCTGTATATAAATCGGCACCCATTAAGAACCAGACTAATATGGTTCCTAGTCTTCTTCCAGCTAATCCCCATTCATGTAGTAAGTCTAAATTCCCCCTTCTCCAGTAAGCTCCATAAAATCCTAGTACTGCGAATATAATAAATAAGACTACAAAAGTTATAATTCCATATAACCCTAACATTGTCTTCACCTCTTAGCTAAAAGGAACGCGGCTATAGAAAATAGTATTGTCGATATGGCTAACCATAATGTCTGATACCAATAGAAGTAGGGAAGCCCTCCCAGTGTTGGATAAACCTTATTGTATGAAGGGATGTCGAAGTAAATTATAAAGGGAATTGCCATTAATATTCCAGCAATAACTTGTCTTAAATTAACCATATTGGTCATCAAAGTTTATATCGTATTAAATATATATTTTTATCCTTCATGTGAATCATTAGAAAGATAAAAGTAATAAAGTAAAGTACTAATTAAAACATAGTTACCATCTATTATTTTAAAGTATATATTCTATTAGTTGATTAATCTCTTTAGGCATAGGTAAACTGCTAAGAGGAGTATAAATGGCCTCTTTTATAAAGGGTATTTTAATTATTTTATCTGTTAAATAGTATACCTTATCAATGTTTATTTTTAATCTTGAATTATACATATTTATAATAGAAGATAAGAAATTAACATCTGTCGAATCATAGCCAAGTAGGAGACCCAATTCTTTAATATATTCCTCAAATATTTTCAGAAATGCTACGCTTTCATCTAAAAGTACTTGATTTGAGGGTAATACTGTAATCAAATTATAATTTATCCTCTTTTCATTTAGATAGGTATAATAAGCTTCAAGTTCCTTATCTAGGCAGATGTCTGAGGGAATTGAGGGGTTATCAACTATAAAGAAATCGTGATCAGAAAAGTTACTATAAACTTCAGCCAATTTAGTAGCTTCAACTCTTTTTATCCTTTCACTACAACCTAAATTAATTATCGTTAAATTTCCAAAATTTTTTGAATAATCTGAGGAAAATGAATTACCAGATAAAAATGATACTAAATTCCCTCTTATATTATATACTTTACTAATTGTAGACGTCAAGTCCTTATCTAAAAGTAATACATTATAATTCTCACTAAGTTTTTTAGTTAGAAAGTAAGCTATGAAAGACTTTCCAACACCACCCTTAACACTTACTATATCTATTCTTTTCATTACAAGAATCATTTGCACGATGTAATTAAATAGTTTAATTCATCTATTAAGAAGTGAAAGTGAAGATATACTAAAAATAAAAGACTAGTTTATGCTCTGAGAACCTGGCAAAAGTTTATAAGCTAGAATATATAGAATTCTCATGATGACTAAGAAAAGAAGCAAATTAGAAATTATACAAGCCATACTGGAGGCGTGTAAGGTAGGGTCTCCTAAGACGAGAATAATGTATGGAGCTAATCTAAGCTATGCACTAACGGGAAGATACATAAAGATGTTAATGGATCTAGAAATAATTAGACAAGAAGGTAAATTATATCTACTAACTAAGAAGGGAGAAGAATTACTTGACGATATAAGGAAATTCAATGATTTAAGAAAGCAAATGGATCAATTAAGAGAGAAAATTAACAGTGTTCTGTCAAT
The genomic region above belongs to Saccharolobus caldissimus and contains:
- a CDS encoding sodium:solute symporter family protein, coding for MLGLYGIITFVVLFIIFAVLGFYGAYWRRGNLDLLHEWGLAGRRLGTILVWFLMGADLYTAYTFIAVPSGLFAKGSLYFFAVPYVSLTFAIALLTMPRLWVVSRNKGYVTAADFVKDRFNSKILAALVALTGVVAELPYIALQIVGMKAVLEMMLLGIGNIALVSEISLIIAFIILAAFTFTSGLRGAALTGVFKDILIWITVISIITIVPLQYGGFSHAFSEMATKQMAIYSKLAEPLIPAYWSLFLGSALALYLYPHAINGSLSADDKNKLMYGTALLPIYGIGLAIIALFGILIYAVPNALNIVKLTHNGALVVPALIVTTMPDWAAGIMLLGIFVGGLVPAAIMAIASANLLVRNVIKEIKTDLTFKGETDLAKWISAIIKFIALAFVFLVPETYAINLQLLGGIIIAQTLPAVFLGLYTDWFNPWALTAGWATGIISGVYMFVTFGLPRATSVYPTPFGLLYIAVISLAFNLIVSTIGTLVARGLGYKTKSNISAEELKG
- a CDS encoding winged helix-turn-helix domain-containing protein; this translates as MTKKRSKLEIIQAILEACKVGSPKTRIMYGANLSYALTGRYIKMLMDLEIIRQEGKLYLLTKKGEELLDDIRKFNDLRKQMDQLREKINSVLSIKQ
- a CDS encoding right-handed parallel beta-helix repeat-containing protein, with the protein product MLMIIISITILNPLVNSQINTIIIKNRSNLTIKDLHIVDGNITVINSKNIIIKDNIISDSPYYGIFIYNSSNITIIHNTIFSSYYDGINIKNSSYIKIQDNIIGQNGQDGITIWYYSHNISVINNVINQNKYGLGIFGSYYIFVYNNVVRYSLIYGIYLWNASYILIRDNIIPKNDVAINIDKGNSIYIANDTISNNSVGIYIGEGVTSINIIDNLFYNNSYYGILIYYLPISYHILGNIFYINKENIFYAFNTSFNTYVPILSSVNTITENNISNITYIEKLLILISISLIIIILILIKLRNKKE
- a CDS encoding ParA family protein encodes the protein MKRIDIVSVKGGVGKSFIAYFLTKKLSENYNVLLLDKDLTSTISKVYNIRGNLVSFLSGNSFSSDYSKNFGNLTIINLGCSERIKRVEATKLAEVYSNFSDHDFFIVDNPSIPSDICLDKELEAYYTYLNEKRINYNLITVLPSNQVLLDESVAFLKIFEEYIKELGLLLGYDSTDVNFLSSIINMYNSRLKINIDKVYYLTDKIIKIPFIKEAIYTPLSSLPMPKEINQLIEYIL
- a CDS encoding DUF3311 domain-containing protein, whose translation is MVNLRQVIAGILMAIPFIIYFDIPSYNKVYPTLGGLPYFYWYQTLWLAISTILFSIAAFLLAKR